In Citrus sinensis cultivar Valencia sweet orange chromosome 3, DVS_A1.0, whole genome shotgun sequence, the sequence taaattgtcctaaaaaattatattggtTGTTTAACATTGCTTTAAGATCAAAGGAGGTTCTTGTGTTTAAAACGtgtataaaagagaaaaagtatttatttcggcaaagaaaaaaagggtttGGTCATTATTTCTAttgtaaagaagaagaaaattattaagcaATATATATAGAGGAAGGCTCCAAACAAATACTTGCTATTATGTCAGGTCTGAATTCGTCATGTTCCATTATAACAAATcggttaattatttttagaaatttgaCAACCAAGTCACCGACTGAGAATCGATGGTGGAAATTTTAGTTACCCTTTTGAAATTAAGCTGAGTCGGCCCCCCGCCATGCCAAATGCCACAATTTATAATCAATTGATAACGTTGAGTGGTTAAATACCAACTTCTAAAAGCAAAAATACAAAGGAAAACAAGAACCAATGATATATAGTTACTGTTCGAGTCTTTCATTTGTACGGTTATTAACCATTAAGAAACTTGACTTGCTTCAAGAAGCACCAAATATGTTATGCAATGTAGCACAgtaaaaacacaaaatcatTCTTGGCCTTAATAGATTTGGtcaaaagaaaacattagAGAGATTGAGGATATATATAAGACAATCAactaataatttctaaatGGGAAACTCGATCAGAAACCGATACAATTCCAAATGTTATTCTGAATAATATAACAACTGTCGATCGATTGTGGTCAAAATTGTCTTTTTGAATAAGGCTGAATTGAACTTGATATTTGGAAATACGTGAACAATATAATTACAAATCGCGTGAATAGAAGCGGCCGGCagcctaattaattaattggtcTTCTTTATGTACTTTACAAAAGCACTTCCAAGCTCAAATCCAATATCAAGCAGCAGGCTTGAGCAAAAGCACTTCCAAGCTTTGACAAAACATATATGCTTTTAATTGTACTATTTGAAATAGCTGATAATATGACTAAGCCAACTCGATCTACATGTGTTTATCATTATAACTATGAGTTACATATATTATTGTCATATATATACCATATATAAATAGGCCATCATTGAAGCCTAGCTAGCTATACATAGATTCTAAATATGGTTCGTGTCAATTATATATTGACCAGTTTCATCTTTGTTTTACTATGCAGTGTTGCACCTTTGGAAGCCCGAAAACTCACAAGCCTAGAGAAGGAGTTTGATCATCAGCTTATTCCTTCTTCGAAAAACAGCTTTCAATTAAGTGTTTTTGGAGGAGGCATCACTTCAACTCCTATTTCAAGCGATATTTATGGTCATGCCATGGCTAAAACTAATGATCATCGAATTTTAGTAGAATCTGTGCCAAGTCCTGGAATTGGGCATTAGCCACTGTTACTTTCATCCCATTGTCCGCTATGTTGCTTGAATTATTCGTTGTATTCTTTTATAACTgatctctcatttttttttaattaattattcttgaAAAGCAGTAAAACacaattaatatcattttgtaATGACTgagcaaagaaaaattaattaatttttttaatgcttcttctttattttttaccaCTAATCTCTTGTTCTCTTTCGATTCCCTCTAATAAGATCTTGAGGTCCACAAAGCATTTGCGCGGCTCCCTGTTTTAATAAGATCATTCAATAAAAGTTATAGATTGCTTTTTTAATGCTTTTCTcgtgattttaattatttctaatataattaattaaaaatctatactaataaatttgtattgaaTGTATATAAAAGAGATATAATAGCGTATGTATATCATCACTCATCGATATGATGTGTTTGGCCTCCACTAACTAAAGAGTTTTGCATATTCATCAACAACGAGCATTATGTACACCGTACATCTGCAGCAGCCTATCAATTTGTAAAGCCGTTTACGCAATCGACATAATTGCATTTCCAAAAGCAATACTATACATGACTATTGAGTATTAAAAGTGCTTTTCATAAATAGTCGATCCATTGAACATGAAATCCCCTCATCAACTCCAAACAGTGCCTAGATTTGACATGGTCGCTTATAACTTTATGCACATGTGACCCATCAAATACTTTTTGACGCAAACCACTTCCAAATCGCTTGGTGAGCAGCGGCAGAACAAGCCCAGCTTTAGCACCAGGTGAATTAGGCCGTCACaaacatcattaaaaaaactcttcaaatgaaattttacttattatttaaagagacacataaataaaaaatattctaaaaaactctttaattgaaattcttcatatattgaagagagagaaggacaatcttatttgaagaatttcacttaaatagtCTTTTTGAAtcttcaatttaatattatattatattttatattctcatTCTTGAAGAGAGAGATGTGTTACAATTGTTATTATCTTAGTGGAGAAAAAaagtttgattaaaataatataaatttattttcatttgaataGTCTTTTGAgatataactaatttttttactcttCTATTTGCCATATAGATAAGCAAATaagtatttgaaaagttaaattatGAGAGTCTTTTAGTTATACTCTTAGGGCCCTCCATGTAGGAAGgccataaattttaagtatctacatattaatataataataacaattatgttgagattctaattttttaaagttatgctTATATTTTAGGAAAGCCTAATTTTTAGGCATCGCCTTAATTATGCTGAGATTCTAATTTTAAGTTATGCTTATATTTTAGGAAAGCTTAATTTTTAGGCATCGCcttattattactcatgttCATAATCATCTCTATATATGATAAtcttaaaagtattttttttaacaaaagtacgaattttatggtataataatgattttaacCTGTTGAAACTATATTTTGtcaataattataagaaaacaattCAATACTTTCCCTTTAGAAGAAATAATTACTCCATTGAAACTACTAAtgttagattttaaaattttaagtcttCTATTAGCTTTATTGAAAACATCAAAACTAATAGATATTGAATTAAGGATATTTAGCTAAAAAAGTTTTTGCTCTAGtatgtacaaaaaaaaaattcttctgaTCTTCTCTACAAAATTCATTGCCATCATCTGACATCTAACCGGAAAAACTAGGATTTTGGTTCGGTGGAGGTCGTAatacaaaaaatcataaagtTAGCGCATAACTGATAAGGCCAACAATACTACTATGGGGACTATTAAGTGTATTACgcataaattataaacttagTAGACTACAACACAAAACCTCTGTACATATCTATGAATCTGGGCAGGCCTAAACTTAAAATACATATAGAAGTtcgtaaattttcaattaaaatttttcttttttattttgctcgAATGGCCGTACATAATTCCGTCCCTGTATTGGTCACATCTCCCGCCTAATTCTTGAGGTTTTCCAGTCTTCTTCTCTATATTATGGAAGTTGATTTGTTTCCAATTATTTGAAAGATTACTTAGTCCATCTGGGCCTAACCATCCCAACTATGCCATTAAACAGTTGGTTTAGAAGGTTCTAGtaaattattgattataaatatcagtagattattataaaataactggcaaaaaagataattatggCTGACAGTAGACTTAATAGTTGCATTATAATTGTTTGTTGTTTAAGTACCTGCCTTCTgtttgtcttaattttttttaccattctGCTTTAAAATCGGTGGCCagccaaaaagatgcagtTTCTCTACTAGTACAAACTTTAAAGACATACGTTAACAacaaaatcttaataaaacggttttttttaaaaaaaaaaaaaaaaaaagacaattattaactaatatGTCAACTTCTATTGagtcaaaataagaaaatgtcaaataattcCATCAGTTTTAGTCGCAGCCATTATTGATCAGTTTGCTTTCTCTATCCCATTATATATGTTTTGCTCATcgttttcaataatttagcAGACTTAATACATGCATGAAAATGCTGGGAAAATATACCTGCAGACAGCTGCTGGTTCAAATGTACCTAACCCACATTTACATTCACAAGATATACTGTTTATTGTCCTCTATAAATACTTATGTACTCACATTTGTGAAGTAACTTGCGGCATAAATAAATCAGTACTAGTCATCCTCTACAagatctcattttctttcctaagcattattttgaaaatatggtCTCTCTGAGCAAAATTGCATCTGTCTTTGTGCTTGTTattgttatgttttatgtaCCATCTTGTGCAGGTAGAAAAATCTTGAGCATGGAGGCAATGAAGGTTCCTGTTTTAAAGGGCAAAACGACACCGATTTCTTTTGGTAGACGATTTGGTTATGAAATGGCTAATACTATGGGAATTCCCGAGGCTGCAGGTGACCACCGAATTTTGCAGCAGTCAAATCCAAGCCCTTCCATCGGCAACTAGACTCAACATTAATTTAGTACTcctacaaaaaataaaataatgaatgtttgtttaataattagaatgtgttatttttcattttactccCTCCAAATTGCTGAAAAAGTTTAATCAGGTGTCGAATTTATAGTTCTATTGCATTATATATGCaacatcttcttcttgttACTTGTAACATTGCTCATATATATGTTGTTAGTTGTTTTAACTTCTATTTTTGACCATGGTGTTACATTGTTAAGATTAATTAGGAGCCAATAAGCCTAACATAAATGTTGTGTGCTAATCAACATGTTAGCTTCATATTCATGTTAGTTAAAGTTTCCAAAAGTGTTTGGCAAATCAGAAAATGAGACAAGATGAAGGAAAGAACATAGAGCAACTAAGAGTTGAATTTGGTGAATAAAACTGAATCACACTTCTTTTAGCTGATTATAATTGTATTTATACAAGATTCTTGAATATTCCAGAATCAATATGGATGAGTAAAGCATTCGTGAGCTGAGCAGCATGTACTAACAAACTACTAATAGTATAACTAATTTATACTAGCTCAGCTGGGGATGCCAATTTAAAGGCTTGGGTCGAAATTTTTCAAGCTCAGGACCAGACCCAAATTATTGACAGCAGTCCCAAACCTTCCAAAAATTCGTTCATACTTAGACGGGCCGGGCTTGGGTCTAAAGCCTACgcttagataattttttttaatagagtttaaaatagaaaaaaataaatgaacacttaaattaaagatgattaattgattatacTATATATAATagactaataattaaatacacaaaatataaaaattttatttataaaatataaagtccAGGCTCTTTTTCCATAAACTCATATCTAAGCTAATCTATTatgagtttttaaattttcagcCCATGACCAACCCATTCGCTACTGACTGAGCCTAAAACCCGCAGGCCTAGACAGGTCCTTTacaagtcgggtcaaacccaAACttttttgccatctctaaacTCAGCTGACATGTCAATAACTCTAATTAACTAGCATAACAAATTGAAATAGTAACTAATCATTTTTAACTATCTTAACAATGTTGAATCAACATAGAAAAGTAATAAGTAAATCCTATTTCTATGGGTGCTGCCGAAAAATAACCTTATGAAAGTGAAATGGCCAAATAGAAATTGGCTTATCTTTACTTTGGACTTTCCTCGATATTTCCAACTCCTCTACTCTCCAGGTATCAATGACACGTTAGTGtcaatttttgataaaattagatTGAAGGTGATTGATGAAATGCCTCACTGACAAAGACTTGGCGAGAAAGTGATAATTTGAATTCCATTAATAAACTAGTGAGATTAACAAACTTCTTCCTTTTCAAGTTTTCTCTGAAGTCCttgtgatttttttcttaCCTACTGGTTGGGTTTAAAGagtattaaaaatacatattgtttttttttttttctagttgTGGTggttgttataaattgaatagcAATTAATAGCGAGCTGGTGTGAATTAAAATAGAGCTTGCTTGAGTTTcttcaaagattaaagccgtATGGAAATTACTCAAAATCAGTATATTTTCtacaaaatcttaaatttctatttctactataattatttaatcatgTTTCTCCAtaacaattaacaaagaattgaaatttacCTGCAATCCTCTCTCaacaaaatattcattttaaaagataaaatttcgTCACATGTGTTACTCATGATTGAAttaagaagaattttttttcagtcGATCTCTTTCTCTCGCATAATGGGAAAGgcatctctttcttttttatattaggtTACAACAATcacgaaaaaataaaaagatcaaAATTCCCTCAAGAGAATTGGGGTATTACCGTGCTTACGTAGATGCTGAGTGGACTTAATTCCATTTTCACATGattttagtaatattattGCTGGTTGGTGTGTTTATTAGAAAGATATGCACAagtcattttcatattttcatattgTATCAGCCCCATTTTTTACTGAAATTTGTGCAATTTTGCTGTCAAAGTCACAATGGTGGATCAGATTCAACATCCTTCTGTCGTGCAGAAGGTGGTTGGACGACTCCTTCATTCCAGTCTTTCCAAAAACATCCAGGGTTCTGATGGGGCTTTCCAAAGGCCAACGTTGTACCAAAGACGTGCTGCATATGGGAAATACTCCAATGCTGCACTCAGATATCCCAAAGTCGGTGCGGCTACTATTTTGTCGTCAACTGCCTCCACTATTTGCATTCAAGCCCCTGCAGATAACGACCAGGGCATCTTCGCTAATGATTTCTGTTATGGTAGCTTTTCTGCTGCCAGCGTCAGATTAGTTGTTCTTCCAGTTGCTTCCTTAGAGCATCTTAAGCTTTTGCTTCAAAACCAAGATGAGATGATCATGAATGGCCGGCTATCTGAACCCTTCAAGAGCTGTTATGATTTCTTGAATCGTAAAATTAAGGATGAGGGTTTTGCTTCTTTGTGGAAAGGAAAAACTGCTAATTTCATCCGTTGCTTAACTGCTCAGGTTATCATTGTTACATGTTTTTTTGAGtacttatttttctataaaatgtAAGTTTCCTCATTCATTTGACGTCgcatttattcaaattttgtatCGGGACCTGAACTTCGCATTCAAGGATTAGTTCAAGTCTTTTCAACTTCAAGAAAGGCAAGGATGGTCACTGGAAATGGCTAACTGGTAACTTGGCACAAGGAGGTGCTGCTGGTGCCTCATACCCTTTTGGCCAATGATGACAAGGCTGCCAAGGAAGAGTGAGGCAATTCAATGGTCTGCTTGATTTCTAcggaaagaaatttaaatctGATGGTATTTTTGGGCTTCACTGTGGTTTCAGCATTTCATGCGTTGGAATCATTATGTACCCTGGACTTTACTTTGGAACGTATGATTCTCTGAAGCCCCAGGTCAGTAacttaatttgatttgttttgtttcatagTTTATGATGATTATTTGATAGATAGTAGGGTTTATCCGTatacattaaatattattattgcttgTGTATTGACATTCGTTATCAATCATGGTAACAGTgctgcaatgttttatttttgaaattcatgTGTTGCCTCTCTAACTTACTAATTGCTTAGAAGGCTATGTTCATTGTCTGCAAATACCTTCATGTCATGAGTTCCAGTTGTCAAACCTATTTTTTGTTCTGTTTGTTTTTGCAATCATTTTCCCAAAAATACTAAATGTTTAGAATTGGACATTGATACACATGCTCACAGATGAGGAGTGAGTGAAGTTTGATTTTCCTTGTTCATTACTAATTCTTAGTTGAAATGTCTAGATTTCTTGATCTTGTTCTCTGCTTGTTTGTAATTAGAAGTAAATTTGTTTGCTGATCAACGGTTTcagattttgataatattttagtgTAAAATAAGTGAGATATAATTCCATGGTGGGGGCTTTCTACGCATTTATACTGTTTTGATGAACATAAATATTCAACGCAGTTATTTCATCTTCCTGACATCTCTTTTGCTGTTGGTTATTTCAGTTTAGTGACATTTGCTAGCTACTTTGCTACCCATTTTCCTAGTTGCTTTACCTTTGCCTACCTCATCAAGTTAGGTGCCTATCTTGCTTCCTATCCATTTGACACCGTCCATAGAAGAATGATGATGACATCTGGTGAAGGAGTCAAGTACGAGAGCTCACTTGATGCATTCGCTATAATCCTGAAATACGGAGGTGTCAAGTCTCTCTTCAAGGGTGCTTCAGCCCCTGAGCCTGCTTGGATTGGTGCTGCTCTTCTTGTCATCTACGACAAATATAAGTTGTGGGGGTTCGGGAAGGAATGTAGTTCTTGCGATCTTGAGGGATATACTGATTGAATTCAAGAGAACAAGAACAATGTTTCTACCCAGTTAGATCTGACTTGATATTGGTTTAGCATCCCTTAAAATATTACAGGTCTCGAGAGATTTTAGCACTATGGTATCAGAGTCAAGGTGGTCGTTCCTTTGAATGCTAGCTGTAGCTGGTCAATTTGATAGTCTCGATCTCTTTGAATTCACATTCTTTCTCATCTCATCTCGCTATTATAGTGCTTAATACCGTTAACATCTCTTTAGTCCTTTCCCGAAGCTATCTGAGTATTGGTAACTAAAAACgataaaattaaatgcttCTTACAATCAACTCACATACAGCTTGAGGAAAAGTGCATGAGTTACCTTTTTGATTCTTTTAAGTTTGAATATGAACATTTCAGCTGCAAAAGGTACCAAGTTATTTAGCTAATGAAACAACCAAAATGCGCAAATCAAGTGTTGATCCTGTGTTTGGGCAGCTGGTCAATATGGATCATGGAGCTACTTAATATTTTTGGTTGCAATTATTTCCTATTGATAAAAGAATACAATACAATCTTATCTGCACAATTCATCTTGGTCCTGATAGTGTTGCTGCTGTGATAGGAGATGAACGAATTGGAACGACTTCTTGGGGTGTCTCCTCTTCAACTGCAAAGCTTAAGAAACCATAGTCAGTAACAGGTTCCAATTTTGTTAAGCCCTGTAAGACCGTGACCAACATTGATGTAGAAGGCCTTCTATGCAAATTCTTTTGTAAGCAAGAAATGGCAATCTGGATCATCTTCACAGCATCATCTCTGTGACTTTGCATATCCTCGCTTTTTTTATCAACTAGATCACAAAGTCGGTCCGCTTCTGCCTTGACCTTCAGCGTATCCACTAAATAATCACCACCGTTAGGATTTGAACTTCTCCTCCCACAAATGATCTCTAAGATCACAACTCCAAAGCTGTAAATATCAATCTTTGCAGTGATACTGTTTCCTCTCGTTAACTCCGGAGCCATGTACCCTGGAGTGCCCTTTGGCATTGTTGACACATGAGATTGATCCTGAGCAATCAATCTGGCTAATCCGAAATCAGCAATCTTGACATTCAAATCTCTATCCAGGAGGATATTTTGAGGTTTGATGTCAAAGTGAATGATTTTTGGATTACAGTAGTCATGCAAATACTCTAGTCCCCGGGAtatctgaaaaataattttctttcttatgtCCCAAGAAAGAGTTTGAATTCGGTCTTTGTGATAAATCCATTTATCAAGTGACCCATTGCACATGTACTCATAAACTAGAAATCTGTTTGATCTTTCAGCACAATAGCCAACTAGTCTTACCAGATTGAAATGGTGAATATTGCCTATTGTCTCAACCTCAGACAAAAATTCTTTCTTGCCTCGGTTCTCACCAGGATGTAAGCGTTTCACTGCAACTTTAGTGCCATCATTAAGCAACCCTTCAAAAACAGATCCGGATCCTCCTCGACCAAGCCTAATCTGAAAGTCCCTTGTAGCAGATTTCATAGCTTTGGATGAAAATTTCACCAAATGGTTGGCTACATGAACTGAAGATTCATCAGTGGACTTGTCTCTCCTTTTGCCTTCCCGCCATCTCTTGTACAAATAAATACTTGCTCCAATAACCAAGAGTAAAAAGGCAGAAACAGACAATAGCAACATGAAAAGCAGAGAAAGTTTATTTTGATCCGATGGCAATTGTACCTTGATGAATGTTATGTCATTATAACCAGAAATCACTTTGGTACTATTCCTCAGAGTATAAATTTCAGTCGGTAAAGAACAATTGCCAGTTGAGAGACTTCCTTGGTACCGAAACAAGGCAGCTTTGCAAGAACAATTGCCCAGGCAGGCCCTTTGGCAGCCCTCTGCATCTATATTGATCAGATGAGGGACAAAGTCGAAGTAAGTAACATTTTCAAGCTTCAAAAATCTTTGAAGATGCTTGAATTGGCAAGACAAATGAGTAACTTCGGCACAGGAAAAGCCGTTCTCACTATCATTTGACTGCTTGAAATAACTTGAACTTCCAGGACAAGTGCATTCACCATTAGAGCAGACCCCATAATTGCCACATTTAGTGGGGTAAATACAGTCCCCATAATGTTCATCTCTTGAGAGATCAGCATTGTCTGAGTACCCATTATCAAGCTGATAAATATTAAGGTGCCCATTTGGTTCCAGCCTCATGTAGTGAAATTTTGACCTTGGT encodes:
- the LOC112498323 gene encoding G-type lectin S-receptor-like serine/threonine-protein kinase SD2-5, whose protein sequence is MALALELMITIFIMNLCATNATQSTAHNNTSWQNNQGSAQGSYNFVDGSHVRTLLVRKGTSKSYPKFGFGFLRNGTTDEIFYLVTVRFMGEITSSSNHQNHPPVILWFANGQSPVKENATLEFTADGDLILKDADGTRVWSTETSGSNVTRITLDGNGNLRLYDAENRPHWISFLHPTNTWLPGQRLHVHKMMASTNSTTSLSQGKFILSLSPKGIEVFLNMSTVKRFQTIPYRNYFLNMSSALLNKSAILVFNKSGSHITYEVAPRSKFHYMRLEPNGHLNIYQLDNGYSDNADLSRDEHYGDCIYPTKCGNYGVCSNGECTCPGSSSYFKQSNDSENGFSCAEVTHLSCQFKHLQRFLKLENVTYFDFVPHLINIDAEGCQRACLGNCSCKAALFRYQGSLSTGNCSLPTEIYTLRNSTKVISGYNDITFIKVQLPSDQNKLSLLFMLLLSVSAFLLLVIGASIYLYKRWREGKRRDKSTDESSVHVANHLVKFSSKAMKSATRDFQIRLGRGGSGSVFEGLLNDGTKVAVKRLHPGENRGKKEFLSEVETIGNIHHFNLVRLVGYCAERSNRFLVYEYMCNGSLDKWIYHKDRIQTLSWDIRKKIIFQISRGLEYLHDYCNPKIIHFDIKPQNILLDRDLNVKIADFGLARLIAQDQSHVSTMPKGTPGYMAPELTRGNSITAKIDIYSFGVVILEIICGRRSSNPNGGDYLVDTLKVKAEADRLCDLVDKKSEDMQSHRDDAVKMIQIAISCLQKNLHRRPSTSMLVTVLQGLTKLEPVTDYGFLSFAVEEETPQEVVPIRSSPITAATLSGPR
- the LOC107176902 gene encoding ADP,ATP carrier protein 1, mitochondrial-like, translating into MANCISCVGIIMYPGLYFGTYDSLKPQLFHLPDISFAVGYFSLVTFASYFATHFPSCFTFAYLIKLGAYLASYPFDTVHRRMMMTSGEGVKYESSLDAFAIILKYGGVKSLFKGASAPEPAWIGAALLVIYDKYKLWGFGKECSSCDLEGYTD
- the LOC102609862 gene encoding ADP,ATP carrier protein 1, mitochondrial-like isoform X2; translated protein: MVDQIQHPSVVQKVVGRLLHSSLSKNIQGSDGAFQRPTLYQRRAAYGKYSNAALRYPKVGAATILSSTASTICIQAPADNDQGIFANDFCYGSFSAASVRLVVLPVASLEHLKLLLQNQDEMIMNGRLSEPFKSCYDFLNRKIKDEGFASLWKGKTANFIRCLTAQD
- the LOC102609862 gene encoding ADP,ATP carrier protein 1, mitochondrial-like isoform X1 yields the protein MVDQIQHPSVVQKVVGRLLHSSLSKNIQGSDGAFQRPTLYQRRAAYGKYSNAALRYPKVGAATILSSTASTICIQAPADNDQGIFANDFCYGSFSAASVRLVVLPVASLEHLKLLLQNQDEMIMNGRLSEPFKSCYDFLNRKIKDEGFASLWKGKTANFIRCLTAQVIIVTCFFEYLFFYKM